Proteins encoded by one window of Fimbriiglobus ruber:
- a CDS encoding sigma-70 family RNA polymerase sigma factor → MTPPRPFPSPSLPSEPEAIQAFLSQHEEALRRFARRHLGRPLRRGHDTHDLFQSVVTDLFGLLRSGRRLPDGPRLVGFVRVMLRRKIAHYWRNEKKLSVLPLSVGPDARDRDIADPTAVCPAVAAEQKDAVQHLLAQIDRPTDHQIVIMNSERFTAPEIANAVGMSSVAVRVRLMRLRQKLQVVSAPVMD, encoded by the coding sequence GTGACGCCACCACGCCCGTTTCCATCGCCAAGTCTTCCGAGCGAGCCTGAGGCGATCCAAGCATTTCTATCCCAGCACGAAGAGGCATTGCGTCGGTTCGCCCGCCGCCATCTCGGTCGTCCATTGCGCCGGGGCCACGATACGCACGACCTGTTTCAATCGGTCGTGACCGACCTCTTCGGCCTCCTGCGTTCCGGGCGGCGACTGCCGGATGGGCCCCGGCTGGTGGGGTTCGTCCGGGTCATGCTCCGGCGCAAGATCGCACATTATTGGAGGAACGAGAAAAAACTGTCCGTTCTTCCACTGTCGGTCGGTCCGGACGCTCGCGACCGTGACATCGCGGATCCCACAGCCGTTTGCCCGGCAGTCGCCGCCGAACAGAAGGACGCGGTTCAACACTTGTTGGCTCAGATCGACCGCCCGACTGACCATCAGATTGTTATTATGAACTCCGAACGGTTTACGGCGCCGGAAATTGCGAACGCTGTCGGGATGAGTTCGGTAGCCGTTCGTGTGCGGTTGATGCGCCTCAGACAGAAACTACAAGTCGTCTCAGCTCCAGTCATGGACTAA